A single genomic interval of Musa acuminata AAA Group cultivar baxijiao chromosome BXJ3-4, Cavendish_Baxijiao_AAA, whole genome shotgun sequence harbors:
- the LOC103977557 gene encoding transcription repressor OFP8-like, producing the protein MEKSNNKGSSAKLKHRLTWMLLGSSCTTTTTIAEAAPEPCTDFRYRSSRPSRATDDHRPRRVDPVERVKPFFFLMNKKENDKEKRALIESVSPSEGKQRTKEASERKKKKQKKVLFDAYGFTSSSSLDSENDHDLFSSYEEEKDEDESGALFSSKSFSTESSEFYHSSRKKKKKNTRRKSMKSTRRPPRRHVKHSQEPQPLVSISSSEKETKPEAAAYIAGFPVVKRSTDPYGDFRSSMAEMIVERGMSRARDLERLLHAYLHLNSPRHYQAILEAFSDVCEAIFGK; encoded by the coding sequence ATGGAGAAGTCCAACAATAAAGGCAGCAGCGCCAAGCTGAAGCATCGCCTCACTTGGATGCTGCTCGGCTCCTCTTGCACCACCACCACTACCATTGCAGAGGCCGCCCCTGAACCCTGTACAGATTTCCGCTACCGCAGCAGCCGCCCCAGTCGTGCGACCGACGACCACCGCCCCCGCCGCGTCGACCCAGTCGAGCGTGTCAAGCCATTCTTTTTCTTGATGAACAAGAAGGAGAATGATAAGGAAAAGAGGGCACTGATCGAGTCTGTGAGTCCGTCTGAAGGTAAGCAGCGGACCAAGGAAGCCtctgagaggaagaagaagaagcagaagaaggtgTTGTTCGATGCTTATGGATTCACCAGCTCTTCTTCCTTGGACAGCGAGAACGATCACGATCTCTTCAGCAGTTATGAAGAGGAGAAAGACGAGGACGAATCAGGGGCTCTGTTCTCATCCAAGAGCTTCTCCACCGAATCCTCTGAATTCTACCACAGcagcaggaagaagaagaagaagaacacgaGGAGAAAGAGCATGAAATCCACCCGGCGCCCGCCAAGGAGACATGTGAAGCATTCCCAAGAACCGCAGCCGCTGGTCTCCATCTCATCGTCCGAGAAGGAAACGAAGCCGGAGGCAGCGGCGTACATTGCTGGGTTCCCGGTGGTGAAGCGATCCACCGACCCTTACGGCGATTTCAGGAGCTCAATGGCGGAGATGATCGTGGAGCGCGGCATGAGCAGAGCTCGCGACTTGGAGCGGCTCCTCCACGCTTACCTCCACCTCAACTCCCCTCGTCACTATCAGGCCATCCTCGAGGCGTTTTCCGATGTATGCGAAGCTATCTTTGGCAAATAG